In Sporosarcina sp. PTS2304, a genomic segment contains:
- a CDS encoding IscS subfamily cysteine desulfurase, whose amino-acid sequence MHYFDYAATTPLHNEAAEVYVAIAQQYFGNTTSLHDEGGMAQNILTQCRQRLGELLDVHPAGLYFTSGGTESNSLALLSLAYSARSKGNHIIITAAEHPSIHSAAAYLNERGFRITTVSFTPEGMIDLEELEAAITEDTIVVSVQHCNPEIGTIQPIRAVFDLVKQRDILVHSDCVQSFGKLHIRQITPYVDSLSVSSHKLYGPKGVGAVYINPRIRAVPLFPGVVQERGFRGGTVNVPAIAAFIRAAELAEVANEYETYQSLRTLLLEKLQSKKQHFTIYGTDKFQLPHIIGFCVNGSEGQLLMLELNRRGFAVSTGSACQVGQQQSSTTMTAMKISPTVAKGLVRISFGHTSTVENTMLLADALLDIAQTLHTRNEKAVIQ is encoded by the coding sequence TTGCATTATTTCGATTATGCAGCAACTACTCCTCTGCACAATGAAGCAGCGGAAGTATATGTCGCAATCGCACAACAATATTTTGGCAATACGACAAGTTTGCACGATGAAGGTGGAATGGCACAAAATATATTGACGCAATGTCGACAACGATTAGGCGAACTACTGGACGTTCATCCAGCTGGTTTATATTTCACTTCTGGCGGGACTGAAAGTAATTCACTCGCATTACTATCTTTAGCATACTCCGCTAGAAGTAAAGGGAATCATATAATTATTACCGCTGCAGAGCATCCTTCTATTCATTCCGCAGCCGCCTATTTGAATGAGCGAGGGTTCCGCATTACGACTGTGTCGTTTACTCCGGAAGGAATGATTGATCTAGAAGAACTTGAAGCAGCCATTACTGAGGATACGATCGTTGTGTCTGTGCAGCATTGCAATCCTGAAATTGGTACGATTCAGCCGATTCGTGCAGTTTTTGATCTGGTAAAGCAACGAGACATTTTAGTACATAGTGACTGTGTCCAATCTTTCGGAAAGCTACACATACGTCAAATTACTCCATACGTAGATAGTCTGTCTGTTTCTAGCCATAAATTATACGGACCTAAAGGGGTAGGAGCAGTCTACATCAATCCGCGTATTCGTGCAGTTCCTTTATTCCCGGGTGTAGTTCAAGAGAGAGGATTTCGCGGAGGGACGGTGAACGTACCAGCAATTGCTGCGTTTATTAGAGCAGCTGAGCTTGCTGAAGTCGCAAATGAATACGAAACTTATCAGTCATTACGAACACTTCTACTAGAAAAGTTGCAATCAAAAAAACAACACTTCACCATTTATGGCACTGACAAATTCCAGTTGCCTCATATTATTGGTTTTTGCGTCAATGGTTCAGAAGGACAACTACTTATGTTAGAATTAAATAGGCGAGGCTTTGCAGTATCTACAGGAAGTGCATGTCAGGTAGGACAACAGCAATCATCTACAACGATGACAGCCATGAAGATCTCACCGACTGTCGCAAAAGGATTGGTGCGGATTTCATTCGGTCACACGTCCACAGT